The Toxorhynchites rutilus septentrionalis strain SRP chromosome 3, ASM2978413v1, whole genome shotgun sequence genome includes a region encoding these proteins:
- the LOC129776898 gene encoding uncharacterized protein LOC129776898 gives MARVYVIALSVLAFCFAPGQAGFLDWFRSSANKGHSVCRVDFEVLDPQGIKLWTPHKPELKMFGIELYVNPVGRKNGPVVCNLCKNTTDSMHGKFFIQSDELIVKRGDILEYVVITDNGKTVQRHKPKRMVVNEYIIKPQGRCACPTTTPQFVTHGSDSDVEIDLLERVISHLSNRCSEGTVSNYLFLQVLTPAESKVPLDHVRGYLTANPALKPYVDAVTSAEDYADGISFQMKSIVDKLKILELSITNDDILDFDGLTTIGNIDIRISDSN, from the exons ATGGCGCGTGTTTACGTCATCGCTCTATCGGTACTGGCGTTCTGCTTCGCTCCTGGGCAGGCCGGCTTCCTCGATTGGTTCCGCAGCAGTGCCAACAAGGGACACAGTGTTTGCAGGGTGGACTTCGAGGTGCTGGATCCACAAGGCATCAAGCTATGGACGCCCCACAAGCCGGAACTGAAAATGTTCGGTATCGAGTTGTATGTGAATCCCGTGGGAAGAAAAAATGGACCAGTTGTGTGTAATTTATGCAAAAATACCACGGATTCAATGCACGGGAAGTTCTTCATCCAAAGCGACGAGCTGATTGTAAAAAGGGGAGATATTCTCGAATATGTGGTAATCACTGATAACGGCAAAACTGTTCAACGCCACAAACCAAAGAGGATGGTAGTGAATG AATACATTATCAAACCCCAGGGACGATGTGCCTGTCCGACCACAACTCCTCAATTCGTAACTCATGGTTCGGATTCTGATGTCGAAATCGATCTACTTGAGCGAGTTATTTCGCATCTATCGAACCGGTGTTCCGAAGGAACTGTTTCCAACTATTTATTCCTACAAGTTTTGACACCTGCAGAATCCAAGGTGCCTCTGGATCACGTTAGAGGCTACCTCACGGCCAATCCTGCACTGAAGCCTTACGTCGATGCAGTTACCTCTGCCGAAGATTACGCGGATGGTATctcattccaaatgaaatctatTGTTGATAAACTTAAAATCCTTGAGCTGAGCATCACCAATGACGATATTTTGGATTTCGATGGTCTCACCACAATCGGTAACATCGATATTCGGATATCAGATTCGAACTAG